The following are encoded together in the Thalassolituus oleivorans MIL-1 genome:
- a CDS encoding flavin-containing monooxygenase: protein MSKEYFDVLIIGAGLSGIGTACHLKKEAAGKTFAILEGRTAIGGTWDLFRYPGIRSDSDMFTLGYEFKPWTQRKGIADGEDIRNYIREAAADYNIEPHIRYSHKVKSAAWSTKDAQWTVDVELSDTGETKQYVCSFFISCTGYYNYDQGFTPDFEGRDDYKGQVLHPQFWPENLDYQDKKVVVIGSGATAVTLVPAMTDKAQKVTMLQRSPSYVLSVPQEDIMVNGLRKILPESWVYRIIRGRNVSITLGIYKFCKAFPGAARNLLQGMIKRQLPADFDMSHFTPKYNPWDERLCAVPNGDMFKAIKKGKADVVTDHIDRFTEKGILLKSGKELEADIIVTATGLQVQMLGNMKLTMDGEPLSIADKMSFRGAMFEDVPNFSMVFGYTNASWTLKADLIASWVCGLMKHMDDKGLRQVTPRNYDNSMEKVSFIEMQSGYIERIRNTIPRQGTKKPWKLYQNYMLDMASLKLSSFEEETLEYSNPIQTSEPKMA, encoded by the coding sequence ATGTCTAAAGAATATTTTGACGTACTTATTATTGGTGCTGGCTTGTCCGGTATCGGAACAGCATGTCACCTAAAGAAAGAAGCCGCGGGTAAGACATTCGCTATCCTTGAAGGCCGAACAGCGATTGGTGGTACTTGGGATCTATTCCGTTACCCTGGCATTCGTTCTGATTCCGACATGTTCACCTTAGGCTACGAATTTAAGCCTTGGACGCAACGCAAAGGTATTGCCGACGGTGAAGACATTCGCAATTACATTCGCGAAGCTGCTGCAGATTATAATATCGAGCCCCATATTCGTTACAGCCATAAAGTAAAAAGCGCTGCATGGTCAACCAAAGATGCTCAATGGACTGTCGATGTTGAACTAAGCGACACCGGCGAAACAAAACAGTACGTTTGTAGTTTCTTCATTAGCTGTACCGGTTACTACAACTACGATCAGGGCTTTACGCCAGATTTTGAAGGCCGCGACGACTATAAAGGTCAGGTACTACATCCGCAGTTTTGGCCTGAAAACCTAGACTACCAAGACAAAAAAGTTGTGGTAATCGGCTCTGGCGCGACGGCGGTAACACTCGTTCCTGCGATGACAGATAAAGCACAAAAAGTGACTATGCTGCAGCGTTCACCGTCTTATGTATTGTCGGTACCGCAAGAAGACATCATGGTTAATGGTTTGCGTAAAATTTTGCCAGAATCATGGGTATATCGCATTATTCGTGGTCGTAACGTATCGATTACTTTGGGCATTTATAAGTTCTGCAAAGCCTTTCCAGGTGCCGCTCGTAATCTTTTACAAGGCATGATCAAGCGTCAGCTACCGGCTGATTTTGATATGTCTCACTTCACTCCTAAATACAATCCTTGGGATGAACGTCTATGCGCAGTACCTAATGGCGATATGTTTAAAGCCATTAAAAAAGGGAAAGCAGATGTGGTGACCGACCATATTGATCGTTTCACTGAGAAAGGCATCCTGCTCAAGTCTGGTAAAGAGTTAGAAGCCGACATCATCGTTACCGCGACGGGCTTACAAGTGCAAATGCTGGGTAACATGAAACTGACGATGGATGGCGAGCCATTAAGTATCGCCGATAAGATGAGCTTTCGCGGCGCTATGTTCGAAGATGTTCCAAACTTCAGCATGGTATTCGGTTATACCAACGCTTCTTGGACACTTAAAGCAGACTTAATCGCAAGCTGGGTTTGCGGTTTAATGAAGCACATGGATGACAAAGGCCTGCGCCAAGTAACCCCTCGCAACTATGACAATAGCATGGAAAAAGTGTCATTTATTGAGATGCAATCAGGTTACATTGAACGTATCCGTAATACGATTCCGCGTCAGGGCACCAAGAAACCTTGGAAGCTTTATCAAAACTACATGCTCGACATGGCGTCTTTGAAATTAAGCAGCTTTGAAGAAGAGACGTTGGAATATTCCAACCCGATACAAACGTCAGAACCTAAAATGGCGTAA
- a CDS encoding MGMT family protein encodes MPQDQSNTFLTAEQHLYAALALIPYGSVTSYGRLAAMAGYPGRARWVGKVLSQLPADSQLPWHRVINAQGNISFPANSDAALRQSTRLLAEGIAVRNGKKVLAKLM; translated from the coding sequence ATGCCCCAAGACCAATCAAATACTTTCTTAACTGCCGAACAGCACTTGTACGCAGCGCTGGCGCTTATCCCCTATGGCAGTGTTACCAGCTACGGACGTCTAGCAGCGATGGCGGGATATCCCGGTCGAGCACGTTGGGTGGGAAAAGTTCTCAGTCAATTACCTGCAGACAGCCAACTTCCATGGCATCGTGTCATTAATGCCCAAGGCAATATATCCTTCCCTGCGAACAGTGATGCGGCCCTACGCCAGAGCACCCGACTATTGGCAGAAGGGATCGCCGTTCGCAATGGCAAAAAAGTCTTAGCCAAACTAATGTGA
- a CDS encoding SDR family oxidoreductase: MNLQDKVVAITGGGQGLGRSMAVYLAHKGAQIAIIDLSQENMDETKRQVEAAGSKACTYLCNVANEEQVEETFDAIIGQMGGLHGLVNNAGILRDGLLVKVKDGEITKMTLAQWQAVIDVNLTGVFLCGREAAIRMIKHGEGGCIINISSISRSGNMGQTNYSAAKAGVATMAVSWAKELARYGIRANAIAPGFIATEMTSSMKPEALEKMTAGIPLKRMGQPEDIANAVAFLLENDYMSGRVVEVDGGLRL; this comes from the coding sequence ATGAACCTTCAAGATAAAGTCGTAGCAATTACTGGAGGAGGCCAAGGTCTTGGCCGCTCAATGGCCGTATATTTAGCGCATAAAGGCGCTCAAATCGCGATCATCGACCTAAGCCAAGAAAACATGGATGAAACCAAGCGCCAAGTTGAAGCCGCCGGCAGTAAAGCCTGCACATACTTGTGTAACGTTGCCAACGAGGAACAGGTTGAGGAAACCTTCGATGCCATTATCGGCCAAATGGGTGGTTTGCACGGATTAGTCAACAACGCCGGTATTTTGCGCGATGGTTTGCTGGTTAAGGTAAAGGATGGCGAAATTACTAAAATGACACTGGCGCAATGGCAAGCAGTCATCGACGTGAACTTAACCGGTGTGTTTTTGTGTGGTCGTGAAGCAGCGATTCGCATGATTAAGCACGGTGAGGGTGGCTGTATCATCAATATTTCCAGCATTTCGCGCTCGGGGAATATGGGCCAAACCAACTACTCTGCCGCCAAAGCGGGTGTAGCCACCATGGCGGTATCATGGGCTAAAGAACTCGCTCGGTACGGTATTCGCGCGAACGCTATTGCTCCAGGTTTTATCGCCACTGAAATGACTTCTAGCATGAAGCCAGAAGCCCTCGAAAAAATGACCGCTGGTATTCCATTAAAACGCATGGGGCAACCGGAAGACATCGCTAATGCGGTCGCTTTCCTATTGGAAAACGATTACATGTCAGGTCGTGTTGTTGAAGTTGACGGCGGCTTACGCCTGTAG
- a CDS encoding MerR family transcriptional regulator, whose amino-acid sequence MTDLNSSDDYYTVAHLATEFGITPRAIRLYESKGLIRSRRVGRAMIYDHRQRARLKIVLRSKRLGFSLEATKAYLDLYDADRTNPERLLSMMQKCRQRLHELEAQRRDLEATINELRAVELSAQDDLRLLNLDPEAEFQAFMADHS is encoded by the coding sequence ATGACCGACCTCAACAGTTCAGACGATTATTATACCGTCGCACACCTTGCCACTGAATTTGGCATCACTCCTAGGGCCATTCGCCTGTACGAATCGAAAGGCTTGATCCGTTCTCGCCGAGTTGGTCGTGCCATGATTTATGATCATCGCCAGCGCGCCCGTCTAAAAATTGTATTGCGTTCTAAGCGCTTGGGTTTTTCTTTAGAAGCCACAAAAGCCTATCTTGATCTATACGATGCCGATCGTACCAACCCTGAGCGTCTATTAAGCATGATGCAAAAGTGTCGTCAGCGTTTGCACGAACTCGAAGCTCAACGACGCGATCTCGAAGCAACTATTAATGAATTACGCGCGGTAGAGTTATCAGCGCAAGACGATTTGCGGCTACTGAATCTCGATCCTGAGGCCGAATTTCAAGCTTTTATGGCAGATCATTCCTAA
- a CDS encoding CaiB/BaiF CoA transferase family protein: MALPLEGMTVLDLSRLLPGPMCSMHLRDMGARVIKVEDTKAGDYTRFMGMPKGMVSPAFHILNRGKESISLDISNAEGHTLLLRLVEKTDILLESFRPGVMTRLGLSYEALKAINPKIVVCSISGYGQTGPWAEKAGHDMNYCATAGVLEQMGEAHGAPVLGNFQIADLAGGSLSAAMAIMAGVVGSLRHGEGSYLDISMTDCTFAHHVITMASMNLMGKSLPRGQDMLTGARPCYSIYATADHQYMAVGALEEKFWLQVCDVLNKPQWKARYLDMGNKAEELRAEVAAVFASEPQAHWRDLFADADCCVTPILTPQAAFEHPQLLAREMVQELTTPSGQTIRCPAPSIKYSDKKHLADSVGPEQGQHTQNILHEVHCTATDIDRLLLSGVARQAGYTALKESK; the protein is encoded by the coding sequence ATGGCTTTACCTTTAGAAGGGATGACTGTTCTCGATTTGTCGCGCCTGTTACCCGGCCCCATGTGCTCTATGCACTTACGCGATATGGGTGCTCGAGTGATCAAAGTGGAAGACACCAAAGCCGGTGACTACACCCGTTTTATGGGAATGCCGAAGGGCATGGTAAGCCCTGCATTTCATATTTTAAATCGTGGTAAAGAATCCATTAGTTTGGATATTAGTAACGCCGAAGGGCATACCTTGCTCCTTCGTTTGGTCGAAAAAACCGATATTCTGCTCGAAAGTTTTCGCCCCGGCGTTATGACGCGTCTTGGTCTTTCGTATGAAGCACTTAAGGCAATTAATCCAAAGATCGTCGTGTGTTCTATTTCTGGTTATGGCCAAACAGGTCCGTGGGCGGAAAAAGCTGGACATGACATGAACTACTGCGCGACAGCCGGTGTTTTGGAGCAAATGGGTGAAGCTCATGGCGCGCCTGTGTTAGGTAATTTTCAAATTGCCGATTTAGCGGGTGGATCACTCAGTGCCGCGATGGCGATTATGGCGGGAGTCGTTGGTAGCTTGCGTCATGGTGAAGGCAGTTATTTAGATATTTCGATGACGGACTGCACGTTTGCCCACCACGTTATCACAATGGCTAGCATGAATTTAATGGGCAAATCTTTGCCTCGTGGTCAAGACATGCTGACCGGTGCGCGCCCATGTTATTCCATTTATGCCACAGCTGATCACCAATATATGGCGGTTGGTGCATTGGAAGAAAAATTCTGGTTGCAAGTATGCGACGTACTGAATAAACCGCAGTGGAAAGCGCGTTATTTAGATATGGGAAACAAAGCAGAGGAATTACGTGCAGAAGTAGCTGCCGTCTTTGCATCTGAGCCGCAAGCGCATTGGCGCGACCTGTTCGCTGATGCGGATTGCTGCGTAACCCCAATATTGACCCCCCAAGCGGCGTTTGAGCATCCACAATTGTTAGCACGAGAAATGGTGCAAGAATTAACCACCCCTAGTGGTCAAACCATTCGTTGCCCTGCGCCCTCAATTAAATATTCCGATAAAAAACATTTAGCTGATTCCGTTGGTCCAGAGCAAGGCCAGCATACTCAGAATATCCTGCATGAAGTTCACTGCACAGCGACAGACATCGACCGCCTGTTGCTTAGTGGCGTTGCACGTCAGGCAGGTTACACAGCCCTTAAGGAGAGCAAATAA